The Sorghum bicolor cultivar BTx623 chromosome 6, Sorghum_bicolor_NCBIv3, whole genome shotgun sequence genome contains the following window.
aacaaaaactaattgcgcagtttgtctgtaaatcgcgagacgaatcttttaagcctagtcactctatgattggacaatgtttgtcaaataaaaacgaaagtgcttaagtaacgaaatccaaaaattttttggacctaaacaaggccttagttggatCCCACATATGGCCCTCTTGATCAactggttaagtctggaggctccaaacaaaaaaaatcgaTGAGCAGACACCCTTGACCAACTGGGAGATGCAAATTCAGATTGCGCATCAAGCCTCAGATCAAGTGAGAGGCAGGTGTTCACCGCAGGCTACAAGGTGCAGGGCTCGACAGAGACAATACAACAGCCTCTGCCCTTTTGTGATTGCAACAGCGCATCTGCCAGTTGTGTGTACACATTACACACGATATATATAGAACGTTGAAGACTAGATTGCAGCATATCTCATCTTCTGATTCACTGCGCTTAGGGCTTAAGGATGTATGGATTACTGCTACATATGATGCACATTTGTTCCTATGGATAAAGGTGGTCGAGCTAAAACAATCTTGGGCCGTGAGATATACTCCACCCATTCCAAACTATATGTCACTTTGCTTTGTTCTAAGTAAAACTTCTCTAATTTCACAATATCCACAACATCAAACTAATTTAACAAAATTCTCTATGAAATTTGTTTTTATTGTACACTTATTTGAAACTTATAGATGCTAATATATTTTTCTAGAAAGTTAGCAAAGTTTGATTTAAGATAAAACTAAAGTGAACTATGATTTGAAACTTGGGGAATATTTGTTAGGGGTAGTTTGTTATTGTTGCCTAGTGATCTCTAATGCTAGGGGTACGGTTCACCCTTTGGTCATGTTTTTAGAGAACCATCATCATATAAGCATTATTGAACATGTCAAACCATTTTTAGGGAAATTTTGTTGTAGAACACTATTCAAATGTGTAATATGCTGTTGTACACTGCCAAAACCAAAATATGCTTAATACCACTACAAAACCTTATATATTTGTTGTAACCACTGTTtgcctaaacggccgtttagaccgtttaaacGCCGTGTAAACGCTACACAGTGGTACACCGTTTCCGTTTAATTATCCGTTTAGCCCCGTTTAATTGACCGTTTAGCCTGTTTAATAGACTATTTAGCTCGAATAATAGCTAAACGGTAagtgaccgactgtttacctTTTAGCGTTTAGGAAACATTGGCCGTAACACACAGCATCAATTATTTTATTCATTTATCATTTTTCCAGAGAGGCTGTGTCATTTTATACCTTTGTATTCAACCTTGAGCTCTTCACCAATATTTACGTACCCTTGTCTTTAAGGTGTGTTGTGTCCAGCTGTTGCTACTAGATTGGATTACCTACCTCATTCTATAAGGGTAAGGCTACACCTCATGTGTATAAACTAGTACCAAGTGGGTGAAATTGTAGCCATAGTGATCTATGTACTAGGTTGGTGTGTGTGCGTGTGATAATTTTGTGAAGCTAAATTGGCCTGAGTCGTGTGAAGAATAAGGTCCAAGGATTAATAATTGACTTATGCTTTTTAAATATCAAAGTGTGGCAAACTGTGTCCAGCTTTTGGTAATTGATTTATTGTGCATTTAGCTATGAGTAGCTACTAGCTAAAATGGTGGGTCGTTATACAGTTTATGACAACCTGCATTTTTGGAACTTAGGGAGCATTGATGTACAGGTTTGTCCATCTTCGAGCCACTTATTTGTAAGCCTCAAGGCAACAAAAGCGACGGACCATTAGCtttctttattattatttttataactctcgcATGTACATCTTGTCGCTTGTCAGTTACTTTTGAGgcagaaaaaaaaatgcaagcCTAAATAAACAAGAAAATTAATTGACGTGACCTGGGAATTTGATTTGGTTCCTACActtcagctagctagctatatatAGTACCTGCGTCTGCgtgcaccaaaaaaaaaaatacaatttttACTtttcaagatgaaacaaacgatTAACATTATAATTTGATTAAAGTTAGAAAAAGTACCAACATTTTCAATAATATAAAATTAGTAGTGTTAAGTTAACTATAAATATATTTCCATAGCAAATCTATTTAagacaaatattaatattatccACTATAATTTAATCAAAATTAAGCTAATTTTAGGACCTATTTGGTTTttttcttgctaaattttagccagctaaaattattttaactaCTCTTGAATAATTAATGAGACTAAACTGAAATTTAGCTACTAAaataactaaaatttagcaatgaGAACCAAACAAAACCTTACTTACACAAATCTTATAATTCATTGTTTTTGGGGACGAATCGATCCTTGCACATCAAGTCCCGACTGCCATCTAGTTTGCAACAATTTCACCATACATACAAAATCATAATTCTCTTCATATATTTGATATTTCTGTCCACTGGGCGTGTACGCGTACGGATGTACCTATATATGTACATGCATATGTGCCTTGAACGACGTACGAATCTAAATAACGTGTGGTTCCTTTCAAAACGAAAAGGTCTGGAACTAAGGAATGGCCTGGGGGCAGCTAGTATCTCTCATGATTGTGCTTTTGCTGCCTTAGCTTTTGAGACTAATAATGCGATGACAGCCATATAAAATGTTTTATACTGGTGGGTAAACACAACAGTCGGCAGAGATGCTATAATGGAAAGTACGACGTATTATCCCACATCTTGATCGATCATTCAGCTTATATATATTAATAGTGGCATGCCAATTAGCCATGCACGGCTCTGAATGTAGGAGTAATTAAAGTTGTGTAGCAACTAGCAAATTTGAATATTGTAGTGTTGGATGTCATATGACGATTGCCTTGGGGCTCGATGCAACcaaactatgaaaaactaacAGCACCATACTATTTTCAAATTAAAGGAGGAGGGAAAAAAACAAGCTAGCTATAGGATTATTCACTCCCACACAGAGAATCATCATCAATACCCACAAAGAATCAAAAAAGGCAGAAAAAGCTTTTGATCGACCTCCATATATTACCTTGGAGCGCAATAGCCTTAATTACCATAGTTATGCAATGCGACTTAATTAATAACCTCCACTATATATTTCCTATAGTTTTTTGAATAAAGAATTTTTTATGAAAATCTTAAGAGAAATACGTCAAGATGATACACAAAGGCTTCAAATAGGTCTCCGGGCCTCTAGACGACAAAAGGCACACAACCAATGAAAAAGTTGAGCAAAAAGTATTCCCTATATATAGCTATGTCTTAGCATTGGCACCGCCAAAATGAAAGTTCGTCAAGTACTCGTAGTTCAAAAACGATTGTAAACAAAAGTATAAAAGAAGGGTCTTGATGACACTATATATACCCCTAACTAGGGGCGGATCTAGCACCATACCGGGTTGAGTTGGGTTGGGCTTGAGCCTCCGCTACCACTACTCGAAGCACGAAGCTCCCCTGATACAAATTGATACATATGAAAGCTTAGAAAAGGGGGCTAGAGGTAAAGATAATGGGAGAATTCCCTCCTAACTTGTTTTCCTAGATCTACCGCTAAGTGTGTGGACCAGAAACAATCACAAAACTTCTCGTGGAGTGGTGTTACACTAGAAGAATTGAGATGAAATGATATAGCATAGTGGCTTGAAATTTCTTGAATACAGTGATAACTCCAAAATACCTCCAAGAGGGCACTTGTGTGAATACTCATCATCCTTCTCTACATGGATCTCATATTCCATCGAGAACAAAAAATAGGAGTCACACCAAAACTAAAGGAGAAAACAAAGGTgttgatcatatatagcataagcaAAGCGACTATGTTTTTTTCTTATGACCTACCAGCCTAAGCCTAGCTCTTTTTTTAACTCACCTCTTCATACTCTCTTTTTCTTGAAATATAATGAGCTTATCCCGAGTCAAACTACCTTAAATTTTACTAAATTTATGTAGAAAAATATTAACATCTACAACCTGaaataggtaaactataaaaaaTACATTTTATAAGGTATCTAATAATGGTCATTTGACATCGTAAATATTATCCACTCTTTCTAAGAACTTGGTCAATTAACTTAGATTAGTCTGACGTAGGACAACTCAAAATACAATACATATTTCAGGGTATAGGGAGCATATACAATTTTTTTTGCGAATATACTTTAGCACGTATTTCATTAAAAGGAGTAGACAAACACTGTCAAAAACAATACAAGGACCCGCAAGTAATCCGAGGATTTACCGCCGCAATCCCAAAGACACAAAAAAGCAAGAGAGGAACTGTGCAGAATAGGCATTAGCTACGAGCCTACGACTTCTgttctaaaatatatatatgggaTTTTGGCTATGCAACTGGACAATACTATATATGCTGCGGAAATAATGGGCAAATGGCAGCACGCATGCACATTCATTTATTTCCATATAACCAGCGTATATACGTATGTGGAGACATGCAAGGCAGGCAATACTTGACATATATATGGAGATCGACCAAACAAACATTCAGGGACATAGTTTGATGAAGGTCATATTCATAAAAGACATTCTCCTTAATCTGTCTAAGAGAGgctaaacatatatatatagctatattattctagtctgCTAGCTAGAGTATTGCAGGGGAGGCAAATGACGAGGTAATTAAAACTTGAGCACCAGGTGACCACCGCGCTAGCTAGCTCTCTCAAATCCGTACGTCCTCAGTATAATGCAAAGCTGAGGCTCGGCAACGAAACCTCGCTTTGCTTTTTCGTTCAATAATAAAGATGGCTTATCATGCGCTACAGAACATCCACAGGGGCACTTTAGCATCTTATCGTTTCAAGCAGCAATCCCCACCGTTGGATCTCGTCCCTTTACCAGACCATACGATCCAGGCCGTCCATGCTCGATTTCCTCGATCAGGCGCCTTTGCTTCTGCTGGCCTAgctaagctagctagctagctagaccGGATCGAGATGAACCCTAATCCGCTCCATGCATTGAGCTAGCTAGCTCTCGCATTCCATGCACACATACAGGCCCCCTCTTCCGATCCGGCCACGACCACACTCTACTATAAATTGAGGTCCGGCCTCTTCTCAGCTTCCCAACAAGCTAGACAGCAACGCTCCAACCACTGCCTAGCCTATAGCTAGGGCGCTAGTAGTAGGCACAGCGCGTAGCTATCTGCTAATATCTccgtctctttctctctctaaaCTACAAGCAGAGCTAGCTTCTGAGTACTCGAGCTCGAGgtagaagaggaagaggaagaagaggagagCTAGGCTAGCTGCAGGGGCTAGTAGTATATGGGAGGACGGAGGTCGTTCTTCtgcatcttcagcttctcacGCAAGTCGAGGCGTTACACCGTCGACGAGGACGAGGCGATCGAAAGCTGGCCGGAGGTCCCGCCGGCGAGGCTGCGCAAGGTGCGGTCCAGCGACGAGGACAACGGGTGGTGGGTCGGCGAGCGCGACGTCGACCAGAAGGCCGCCGACTTCATCGCCACCTTCCACCAGAGGCGCCGCCTCGTCGTCTAGCTAGCTAGACGATGCTGAtgctgcggctgctgctgccgcaTATCTATGCATGCGTGCTGGCGTTAATATATAACTTCGACGTCGTCGTCGAggtcgaccaccatcgtcgtctACTACTACAAGAATTAGCTATAGCTATATATAGATCGACGGCTGATCTTCTTCGAGCATATCTcagcatatatatacatatatggtAGTCACCTACGTGTGTACTTAGTCATATATAGATCGATGCTCTCGGTGATCGACTGAACAGGAATAATGTAATGTAGCCATATAGGGGTGTGTGTAAGAGatctgtgcatgcatgcatgtatgatTGGGTGAACAATAAGttgatgatggtggtatgtaaTATATGGGTGCTATTATTTGAACTGATCTCTCTCTCAGTAATAATCGATGTATTATGAAGTTATGTGTTTTATAATTTTCAAATATTAATTGCTTCTGGTAAGCCAAATACAAGAAATGTATATGAACTGAGCGTAACTTAGTTGGTTGCTTGTGGTGAAACCTATACACGAGTGCTCAGAGTGACATTTTTATCGATAACTGAAACGACTGTATTGACTTCATTACTCTCATGATCAACCGACTCAGTCTCTATCTTTTAGAGGTGCTCATAGCGGTAGGGTGAGTGTCCGTACATATATGAGTGTATGTGTCTATATTGTTATTCACaaagaaaaaaattacaaaatgtaTACAAGGATATACCGTGTGCAAACAACACTTATATAGTCATCCATGCGTGTAATTTTACCAATAGCAACATACTTTCTTATGAATCAAGACAATGCTCTCAACATTGTCTATATACATCATGCATTTCTCATTTAtatttaaaattttcagaagCTGTCACACTATGCATCATGATACCAATCTTTTCTGCATAACTGGATGTGTCGTATTAGTAAAAGATATTAAAATCACTGCTGGCACCTGCAAAAAAATCTTATTACTAGTACGAATTTTTAATTTGTCTATCATTTCTCGGACAATACATATGTGCATGTGAACGTACGGAGAGGCATTTCTTCTTCCGCAGTGGATATATGAAGataccttcttttttttttgaaaggataTGAAGATACCTACTCAAACTTCTGGAACCATACATATGAGTGGTCAAGGGAAGAGAGGTGGACAATGAATGTTTCATGCCTTATTCACAAATATATAACATTACATTTTCTATTATGATGCACACAAATAAATATAGATATTGAATTTACATGTACGCTGAATTGAAGAGTGAGCATTCATGACAACGTCTTGTTACGGCAGTAAGAATTTAATTACGTGTATATATACTGAATTTAATTACGTTTAATTCTGTTGGAtgcagggcactcacaatgcaagactctatcacagagtccaaaacaattaattatatattatttatggtattttactgatgtggcagcatatttattgaagaaagaggtagaaaaaataagacttcaagtcttatttagactctaagtccacattgttcgaggtaataaataactttagaatctatgaagagtctgcattgtgagtgccctaagtcaTCTAACTGTCGTTTATGACAACGCGTCAGTCACCTGCAGAAACTAGTTTGACATTTGTTAATACTTTATctggtccaaattataagtcattttagctTTTTTAGgcacatagcttttgctatgtatGTAGATATATATAGCATATATCTAGGTACATAGTAAAAACTATATACTTAATTAGAAAAGCTAAAGCGATTGTAATTTGGAATGAAGGGAATAGTATAGAACATATGCAATTATAATTTCTTGAACTACTATTGATGAAGGGAAACTGAACCatactatttttttttcaaaaattgaAGTTGATTTGAATTTTCAAAAGGGATATTGATGTTCAGAGTTAAACATGTTGCAATtcaaaaggatgaaatatttgTGACCTGAGGGAGTATATACACCCCAGTTGAAAAAGTATAACAGCttgcaaaaataaaatataCGCCATGAGCTAATTACCATATATGCAAAGGcagtatgaaaaaaaaaatgaaaaagacaaaagtCATAGATGCTTTTACTAAACGCAAGTAAAGTGTTGTTAGTTCATGCATGAACTTAATTTTTAGTTAATTACCAAAGCAATCGGCAGTGTCATGCAGGACGTAGGTGATCGACGGTCATTGTAAAAGCATCTGAAATGGCGTTATACAGGGGACGAGTGGGAATGAGCTTTTTGTCGGGAAAGCAACTCAACCAGAAGCCTACGAGTAAAGTATTCGGCTCAGAGCTCTAGGTCTTTCGCAGCTGAAAGTCACTCATCAGTGTGCACCGCTTTGTTCTTGCTTTCGCTTCTTGTCTCTTACAATATTCTCCGTCATCTCACTTGTCTTCTTCCTTAATCCTCTTGTTCCTTATCATCGATCTCATCTCTTCCCCCTTTGGCTCTGGGGGATATATAGATCCAATTATATATGGGAAAAAAATTGTTTGCCTATAACTCCTCGTGACAGCATGTAACTTTTATCTGTCTTGAAAAATAATAACTTGAGTTGTTAAACACTTGGTTCTAGTAATAAGTTGGCATCTGGGCTTCCAATCAGTGCCAACAACCAAAGGCCTTCACCTTCAGCATTGTGCCATAACAATGTTGTATGGTCATCTCTAGGTTCTGcccagctgttttttttttctgaatccATGAGAaaactgcaaaaaaaaaatgcaggtGTGCTTATCTCTGGTGTCAGCATCATGTCAATGtcatatcatcatatagcatccTGCATTCCCAATTTCGTAGCAGAATACGGCTAAGGGTTTACCTTTACATCTGTCCTCAATTGGCCCTCCCTATATGTATGACGAGTAGCTGTCATTTGTACACGTATTTTGCATAAGCCTCTGAACAATATTCCTCCAACAATTCCCAAATCTTGGTCACAGACCGAAGGTACCCGCCACTCCCttttgttccaaattataattcGTTTGGACTTTTCTACATAAATAAGTCTTACATAATGTATATCTAGATCTATAGCAAAGTTATGTATTTATAATTACACtaggacttataatttggaatggatggaGTACTAGTTATTCAAATATATTAACAGGAAGCGTACAAGTCACAACATTTATATAGTTCACCAACTGTTGCCAGATGACTCTTTGACAGTAGCTCACAATTTGCAGGCGATTGCTTCAAGCAATCTTGGTGGTCATGTGTCATCTATTGATCTACATCATATCTG
Protein-coding sequences here:
- the LOC8057498 gene encoding uncharacterized protein LOC8057498, with protein sequence MGGRRSFFCIFSFSRKSRRYTVDEDEAIESWPEVPPARLRKVRSSDEDNGWWVGERDVDQKAADFIATFHQRRRLVV